A region of Granulibacter bethesdensis DNA encodes the following proteins:
- the mnmG gene encoding tRNA uridine-5-carboxymethylaminomethyl(34) synthesis enzyme MnmG, whose protein sequence is MNTSDHPALTAYDVIVVGGGHAGCEAAAAAARTGAMTALVTHQASTIGEMSCNPAIGGIGKGHLVREIDALDGIMGRAIDQACIHFKMLNRSKGPAVRGPRAQADRKLYRKAVQDILHNTPNLSIIEGSVEDLITSSGTQQTVQGVILQDGRHLPASAVVLTTGTFLRGVIHCGEQRSEAGRVGEAPSIGLAKRLDALNLRLGRLKTGTPPRIDRRSIAWEDLPEDRGENPPTPFSTLNHHIDLPQISCRISETTADTHQIIRDNLHRSAVYGGMLSGKGPRYCPSIEDKVVRFPDKTRHQVFLEPEGLDDFTVYPNGISTSLPAEIQEALLHSMPGLHNAVIIRPGYAVEYDFVDPRSLRPSLELKELPGLFLAGQINGTTGYEEAGAQGLMAGLNAARKAQGLDSVMLDRSQAYIGVLIDDLTTHGVTEPYRMFTSRSEFRLTLRADNADRRLTRWGREAGCVGAERWKAFAAYDQAMNDALTLASQDTLTPAQLQQVGITVRQDGRRRSLLSLIGSDPAQDQKLYQAFPWLHDLDSRVREQLEIEGSYSGYLSRQDKERRVLQQEDTILLSDHIDYSAIGGLSAEIRDKLQSLRPASLGAASRMEGMTPAALAAISHFVRRKQCFT, encoded by the coding sequence ATGAATACCTCTGACCATCCTGCCCTGACAGCCTACGATGTGATCGTGGTCGGAGGCGGACATGCAGGCTGCGAAGCAGCCGCAGCGGCCGCGCGTACCGGTGCCATGACGGCTCTGGTCACGCATCAGGCATCAACGATTGGTGAAATGTCCTGCAATCCTGCCATTGGCGGTATAGGCAAGGGGCATCTGGTGCGGGAAATCGACGCGCTGGATGGAATCATGGGACGCGCCATCGACCAGGCCTGCATTCATTTCAAAATGCTGAACCGCAGCAAGGGACCAGCCGTACGCGGGCCTCGCGCCCAGGCGGATCGGAAGCTGTATAGAAAAGCCGTTCAGGATATTCTTCATAACACTCCCAATCTGTCCATCATTGAAGGATCGGTTGAGGATCTGATCACCAGTTCCGGCACACAACAGACCGTGCAGGGTGTCATTCTGCAGGATGGGCGGCATCTGCCTGCCTCTGCCGTGGTTTTGACAACCGGTACCTTTCTGCGGGGCGTGATCCATTGTGGTGAACAGCGATCCGAGGCCGGACGTGTGGGGGAAGCACCGTCTATCGGTCTGGCAAAGCGGCTGGATGCACTTAATCTCCGTCTGGGTCGGCTCAAAACCGGCACACCGCCCCGTATCGACCGCCGCAGCATCGCGTGGGAGGATCTCCCGGAAGATCGTGGAGAAAATCCGCCGACTCCGTTCAGTACCCTGAACCATCACATTGATCTGCCACAGATATCCTGCCGCATCTCGGAGACCACAGCGGATACCCATCAGATCATTCGCGACAATCTGCACCGATCCGCGGTCTATGGCGGCATGCTGAGTGGCAAAGGGCCTCGCTATTGCCCTTCCATTGAGGACAAGGTCGTCCGCTTTCCCGACAAGACCCGCCACCAGGTGTTTCTGGAACCGGAGGGGCTGGATGATTTTACCGTCTATCCAAACGGCATCTCTACCAGCCTGCCAGCCGAGATACAGGAAGCCCTGCTTCATTCCATGCCGGGTCTGCATAATGCTGTGATTATCAGGCCCGGTTATGCGGTGGAGTATGATTTCGTTGATCCTCGCTCCCTGCGTCCCTCTCTGGAACTGAAGGAGTTACCGGGGCTGTTTCTGGCCGGGCAGATCAATGGCACGACCGGTTATGAAGAGGCCGGTGCGCAAGGGCTGATGGCCGGGCTGAACGCAGCCCGGAAAGCTCAGGGACTGGACAGCGTTATGCTCGACCGGTCTCAGGCCTATATCGGTGTTCTGATCGACGATCTCACCACGCATGGTGTCACTGAACCTTATCGTATGTTCACGTCACGATCAGAATTCCGCCTCACACTCCGGGCCGATAATGCTGATCGCCGCCTGACCCGTTGGGGACGGGAAGCCGGCTGTGTCGGTGCCGAACGATGGAAAGCGTTTGCGGCCTACGATCAGGCCATGAACGATGCCTTGACGCTGGCTTCTCAGGACACACTGACACCGGCGCAGTTGCAGCAGGTGGGAATTACCGTACGACAGGATGGCCGCCGCCGCTCCCTTCTCTCTCTGATCGGCTCTGATCCTGCACAGGATCAGAAATTGTATCAGGCCTTTCCCTGGCTGCACGATCTTGATTCACGCGTGCGGGAACAACTGGAAATAGAAGGATCTTATTCCGGCTACCTGTCCCGACAGGATAAAGAGCGGCGCGTCCTGCAACAGGAGGATACGATTTTACTGAGCGATCATATCGATTACAGCGCTATTGGTGGTTTATCCGCTGAAATTCGGGACAAGCTGCAATCCCTTCGCCCTGCTTCCTTGGGAGCAGCCTCCCGGATGGAAGGCATGACCCCGGCTGCCCTCGCCGCTATCAGCCATTTCGTTCGTCGCAAGCAGTGTTTCACGTGA
- the mnmE gene encoding tRNA uridine-5-carboxymethylaminomethyl(34) synthesis GTPase MnmE — MSQETIFALASGAGRAAIAVIRISGPATQNTVTHLCGTLPPQRRSSLRKLRNRSGEILDQGIVIWSAGPGSFTGEDCAELHLHGGNAVIEGMADALVDLGLRPAEAGEFTRRAFLNGKLDLTEAEAVADLIDAETSAQRHQALQQLDGGLSRQLEAWTATLTKLLAWQETLIDFPDEDLPAEVDATLRSDLCLLRQEMAQALSESAKAEKLREGLIFTILGKPNAGKSSLLNSLARRDAAIVSSQPGTTRDTIEVRLILAGVPVTLIDTAGLRDNADSIEAEGIRRALARAESADLVLRTVDISTATESDLSADQWPGSSEARSLMIGTKSDLPHRLPLSPDIVLVSTLTGDGMQRLKTMLEAEARALTSHATGAPLTRARHRAALQDAIQHLDDAECARLEELRAEEIRLARQAVGRITGQIGVEQILDHVFSSFCIGK, encoded by the coding sequence ATGAGTCAGGAGACGATTTTTGCGCTGGCCTCCGGTGCAGGCCGCGCTGCCATCGCAGTGATACGGATCAGTGGTCCCGCAACACAGAATACAGTGACTCATCTATGCGGAACCCTGCCCCCGCAACGGAGGAGCAGCCTGCGGAAACTGAGAAACCGGAGTGGGGAAATACTGGATCAGGGCATCGTCATCTGGTCTGCTGGTCCCGGCAGCTTCACCGGCGAAGACTGTGCCGAACTGCATCTTCATGGCGGCAATGCCGTGATTGAAGGGATGGCTGACGCGCTGGTCGATCTTGGATTGAGGCCGGCAGAAGCGGGTGAATTTACCCGTCGCGCCTTCCTCAATGGCAAGCTGGATCTGACTGAAGCGGAGGCCGTTGCTGATCTGATCGACGCAGAAACCAGCGCCCAGCGTCATCAAGCCCTGCAGCAACTGGATGGTGGCCTGAGCCGTCAGTTGGAAGCATGGACCGCAACGCTGACAAAATTGCTGGCCTGGCAGGAAACGCTGATCGACTTTCCGGACGAGGATTTACCGGCTGAAGTGGATGCGACATTACGCAGTGACCTGTGCCTGCTCCGCCAGGAAATGGCTCAGGCACTCAGCGAAAGCGCAAAAGCGGAAAAACTGCGTGAAGGGCTGATTTTTACCATTCTCGGCAAGCCGAACGCCGGAAAATCCAGCCTGCTGAACAGTCTGGCGAGGCGGGACGCCGCCATTGTCTCCTCCCAGCCCGGCACAACGCGGGATACGATCGAAGTTCGTCTGATTCTGGCAGGCGTTCCGGTGACACTGATCGACACAGCCGGATTGCGGGACAACGCCGACAGTATCGAGGCTGAGGGAATCCGTCGTGCTCTGGCCCGCGCAGAAAGTGCCGATCTCGTTCTAAGAACCGTCGATATCTCAACAGCAACAGAGTCTGATTTATCGGCTGATCAATGGCCAGGATCGTCAGAGGCACGATCCTTGATGATCGGTACGAAATCCGATCTTCCCCATAGGCTCCCTTTATCACCAGACATTGTGTTGGTCAGCACACTGACAGGGGATGGAATGCAGAGGCTGAAAACCATGCTGGAAGCAGAAGCACGGGCACTGACATCCCACGCTACCGGAGCACCTTTGACACGGGCGCGCCATCGCGCTGCCCTGCAGGATGCGATCCAGCATCTGGATGATGCCGAATGCGCCCGGCTGGAAGAATTACGCGCCGAAGAGATCAGGCTGGCCCGTCAGGCTGTTGGCCGGATCACCGGACAGATCGGGGTCGAGCAAATTCTGGACCACGTCTTTTCCAGTTTTTGTATAGGAAAGTAG
- a CDS encoding ferredoxin, protein MSDQSVTAGMTGHRMETDPPLYFDIHLFVCCNRRPDDHPRGSCAAKGSEKLRDYMKARAKEMSLAGFTMPSLRINTAGCLDRCEQGPCLVIYPEGIWYTISSTEDVDQILMRHVSQGERIAELMLPAETAPQ, encoded by the coding sequence ATGAGTGATCAATCTGTGACCGCTGGAATGACAGGCCACAGGATGGAAACCGATCCACCGCTTTACTTCGATATCCATCTGTTCGTTTGTTGCAACCGTCGCCCGGACGATCATCCACGTGGCTCCTGCGCTGCAAAAGGATCTGAAAAACTGCGGGATTATATGAAGGCCAGAGCAAAGGAGATGAGCCTGGCAGGATTCACAATGCCGAGCCTGCGTATCAACACAGCCGGATGCCTTGATCGCTGTGAACAGGGGCCCTGTCTGGTCATCTATCCGGAAGGTATCTGGTACACTATTTCCTCCACCGAGGATGTTGATCAGATCCTGATGCGCCATGTCAGCCAGGGAGAGCGAATAGCTGAGCTTATGCTGCCTGCCGAAACGGCTCCCCAATGA
- a CDS encoding thioredoxin domain-containing protein yields the protein MTVAPNRNHLSDALSPYLLQHADNPVHWLPWGKQALECARKTDRPILLSIGYAACHWCHVMAHESFEDQATADEMNNAFICIKVDREERPDIDHIYMSALHAMGQQGGWPLTMFLTPEGQPFWGGTYFPPEPRFGRPSFRQVLAAIRDAWASRKSAIEQNLGQLTRAMNRLSETAAGPEVDLLLLNAVDAALLRNLDPEKGGFTGAPKFPNAPVFRFFWQEFHRTGRPELSDAVHGVLRHMARGGIYDHLGGGFARYSTDAEWLVPHFEKMAYDNGQILELLSLGYAQNPTPLYARCIEETVGWLIRDMSVPVEGIGTAFAASEDADSEGEEGRFYIWRENEIDALLGEAATGFNQAFDVTPEGNWEGHTILRRLAMSPEADAENWTQERRILFQARENRPRPGRDDKVLADWNGLVIVGLVRAAIALNRAEWLSVAESTYDAVRAALASDDGRIAHAWRLGRITAAGLLDDQASMIRAALSLYEATGQERYLSDAVTIAQSARSFFRSETGAFYTTAHDADDVPLIRPCTASDNAVPSGNGMMADALARLYHLTGEQIWYEAASGLIRAFTGRPQSLASSPYLLMAADLLTRGTLVSIHGQADDPHLQSMVRDVLALGDPSVLVCRKPLHAAPDWQTDHVAEPFFVLVCRQNLCSAPLTTLEAVKAAISAS from the coding sequence ATGACCGTCGCACCAAACCGTAACCATCTCTCTGATGCGCTTTCGCCCTATCTGTTGCAGCATGCGGATAATCCTGTTCACTGGTTACCCTGGGGTAAACAAGCCCTGGAATGCGCCCGAAAAACGGATAGGCCCATTCTGCTGTCCATTGGCTATGCGGCCTGTCACTGGTGTCATGTCATGGCGCATGAAAGTTTCGAAGATCAGGCAACCGCCGATGAGATGAATAACGCTTTCATCTGTATCAAGGTCGATCGGGAGGAACGTCCGGATATTGACCATATCTATATGTCGGCGCTGCACGCGATGGGACAGCAGGGCGGCTGGCCATTGACCATGTTTCTAACCCCGGAGGGCCAACCTTTCTGGGGAGGCACGTATTTCCCGCCGGAGCCTCGTTTTGGCAGACCTTCATTCCGGCAGGTACTCGCGGCCATCAGGGATGCATGGGCCAGTAGAAAATCCGCGATTGAACAGAATCTCGGACAATTGACGCGCGCCATGAATCGCCTGTCGGAAACGGCAGCCGGGCCGGAGGTCGATCTATTATTGCTGAATGCGGTTGATGCAGCTCTTCTGCGCAACCTGGACCCGGAGAAAGGCGGTTTCACAGGGGCTCCCAAATTCCCGAATGCTCCGGTGTTCCGATTTTTCTGGCAGGAATTCCATCGCACCGGTCGCCCTGAACTGTCCGATGCTGTGCACGGGGTTCTGCGCCATATGGCGCGCGGCGGCATATACGATCATCTGGGTGGTGGCTTTGCCCGCTATTCGACCGATGCTGAGTGGCTGGTGCCGCATTTCGAGAAAATGGCTTATGATAACGGGCAGATTCTGGAGCTGCTGTCTTTGGGATATGCGCAGAATCCCACGCCGCTTTATGCGCGCTGTATCGAGGAAACGGTTGGGTGGCTGATCAGGGACATGTCTGTTCCGGTTGAAGGGATTGGCACTGCTTTCGCGGCTTCCGAGGATGCGGATAGTGAGGGCGAGGAAGGCCGATTCTATATATGGCGTGAGAATGAAATAGATGCCCTGCTGGGAGAGGCCGCAACCGGTTTCAATCAGGCCTTTGATGTCACCCCGGAAGGCAACTGGGAGGGCCATACGATTCTGCGTCGCCTTGCCATGTCGCCGGAGGCTGATGCTGAAAACTGGACACAGGAGCGCAGAATTCTGTTCCAGGCACGGGAAAACCGTCCTCGCCCCGGTCGTGATGACAAGGTGCTGGCCGACTGGAACGGGCTGGTCATCGTCGGACTGGTCAGGGCTGCCATTGCGCTGAACCGTGCAGAATGGTTGTCTGTGGCAGAAAGCACCTATGACGCGGTCAGGGCTGCACTGGCGTCGGATGATGGACGGATTGCACATGCATGGCGTCTGGGCCGGATCACTGCGGCCGGATTGCTGGATGATCAGGCCTCCATGATCCGCGCCGCCCTGTCCCTGTATGAGGCAACAGGGCAGGAGCGTTACCTGTCTGATGCTGTCACCATCGCCCAGTCTGCCCGATCCTTTTTCAGATCTGAAACCGGTGCGTTTTATACGACGGCCCATGATGCTGATGACGTTCCTCTGATCCGGCCCTGTACAGCGAGCGACAATGCCGTGCCATCCGGCAATGGCATGATGGCTGATGCCCTGGCCCGGCTTTATCATCTCACCGGCGAGCAGATATGGTATGAGGCTGCTTCCGGCCTGATCCGTGCCTTTACCGGACGGCCGCAAAGTCTGGCATCTTCACCCTATCTGTTGATGGCGGCAGATTTGCTGACGCGCGGAACGCTGGTCAGCATTCATGGGCAGGCTGACGATCCGCATCTTCAGTCCATGGTCAGGGATGTGCTGGCGCTTGGCGATCCCTCTGTGCTGGTGTGCCGCAAGCCGCTGCATGCTGCTCCTGACTGGCAGACAGATCATGTCGCTGAACCGTTCTTCGTGCTGGTCTGCAGACAGAATCTGTGCAGTGCACCGCTGACAACGCTGGAGGCGGTCAAAGCTGCCATCAGCGCCTCATGA
- a CDS encoding methylated-DNA--[protein]-cysteine S-methyltransferase, translating into MPQLSLHSPLGVLTITEDQGYIVSLDWGEAMGSRDRTPLLKKAAEQVQAYFDGDLKNFDLPLMPEGTSYRRKVWQALQDIPYGKTMTYGALAAKVGGSARSIGQANHFNPIPIIIPCHRVIGSNGALGGYSGLDGVETKRYLLSLENPDPDMVHAASPCFQLSLPRS; encoded by the coding sequence ATGCCGCAGCTTTCCCTTCATTCACCTCTGGGTGTTCTGACCATCACGGAAGATCAGGGCTATATTGTTTCCCTCGACTGGGGCGAAGCAATGGGCAGCCGTGATCGAACGCCCCTGTTGAAAAAAGCCGCAGAGCAGGTGCAGGCCTATTTTGATGGTGATCTGAAAAACTTCGATCTTCCGCTGATGCCGGAGGGTACCAGCTATCGCAGAAAGGTCTGGCAGGCTTTACAGGATATTCCTTATGGAAAAACAATGACATACGGAGCATTGGCTGCGAAAGTTGGGGGCTCGGCACGGTCGATTGGTCAGGCTAATCATTTCAACCCCATACCCATCATCATTCCCTGCCACCGGGTCATTGGCAGTAATGGCGCTCTTGGCGGATATAGCGGGCTGGATGGCGTGGAAACGAAGCGGTACCTTCTGTCGCTTGAGAATCCTGATCCGGATATGGTTCATGCGGCATCACCCTGTTTCCAGCTGTCATTACCCCGTTCCTGA
- a CDS encoding quinone oxidoreductase, translated as MTKAIRVHAHGGPDVLSWEDVPTPVPGPGEAVIRHAAVGLNFIDIYFRSGLYKAPSLPTVLGMEGAGTVIEIGAGVTDIQVGDRVAYATGPLGAYATERTIAADRLVKLPDSISCQTAAAMMLQGLTAQYLLRRTYPVKSGDTILVYAAAGGVGLILCQWAAYLGASVIGVVSTEEKAALARAHGASHVIVSSNDHPADIAGEVRRLTHGAMVPVVYDSVGKDTFDASLDCLTPLGLMVSYGNASGPVAPFSLTTLSAKGSLFVTRPSLATYTAKRADLLAMAQDLFDVVAAGHVHIEINQTYPLQHAAEAQRALEERRTTGSTILIP; from the coding sequence ATGACTAAAGCGATTCGTGTGCACGCTCATGGCGGTCCGGATGTTCTTTCATGGGAAGATGTGCCAACCCCCGTTCCAGGACCTGGAGAAGCTGTCATTCGTCATGCCGCGGTGGGGCTGAATTTCATTGATATTTATTTCCGCTCCGGTTTGTACAAAGCGCCCTCGCTTCCGACTGTTCTGGGAATGGAAGGGGCTGGCACCGTCATCGAAATCGGTGCAGGTGTGACGGATATTCAGGTTGGTGACCGGGTAGCCTATGCGACTGGCCCATTAGGCGCCTACGCGACAGAGCGCACGATCGCAGCCGACCGGCTGGTCAAGCTGCCCGACTCGATCAGTTGTCAGACAGCCGCCGCCATGATGCTTCAGGGGCTGACAGCGCAATATCTTCTACGGCGGACCTATCCGGTCAAATCCGGTGACACAATCCTGGTCTATGCTGCGGCAGGTGGAGTCGGGCTGATACTCTGCCAGTGGGCCGCTTATCTGGGGGCCTCGGTCATTGGTGTTGTTTCTACCGAGGAAAAAGCGGCTCTGGCGCGTGCTCATGGAGCCAGCCATGTGATCGTGTCTTCCAATGATCACCCCGCCGATATTGCAGGCGAGGTCCGCCGCCTCACCCATGGAGCAATGGTGCCGGTTGTATACGACAGCGTCGGCAAGGATACGTTTGATGCCAGTCTCGACTGTCTGACACCGCTTGGACTGATGGTCAGCTATGGCAATGCTTCCGGTCCGGTGGCACCATTCTCGTTGACCACCTTGTCCGCCAAGGGAAGCCTGTTTGTCACACGGCCCAGCCTGGCAACCTATACAGCAAAAAGGGCTGATTTGCTGGCTATGGCGCAGGATCTGTTCGACGTCGTCGCCGCGGGTCATGTCCATATCGAAATCAACCAGACCTATCCGCTACAGCATGCGGCAGAGGCCCAGCGCGCACTTGAGGAACGACGGACAACGGGAAGTACGATCCTGATCCCCTGA
- a CDS encoding cold-shock protein, translating to MPTGTVKWFNATKGYGFIHPDGGGADVFVHISAVEKAGLSKLDDGQKLSFDLEAGRQGKTSAVNLKLA from the coding sequence ATGCCGACTGGCACCGTCAAATGGTTTAATGCGACCAAGGGTTATGGATTTATTCACCCGGATGGAGGCGGCGCAGACGTGTTCGTGCATATCTCCGCCGTCGAGAAGGCGGGCCTGTCCAAGCTGGATGATGGTCAGAAGCTCAGCTTCGATCTTGAAGCCGGTCGTCAGGGAAAGACCTCCGCGGTTAATCTGAAGCTCGCCTGA
- a CDS encoding HU family DNA-binding protein — MNHADLIDKIAKSTDQTKATVDAIVSAAIETISATLKAGEEVRISGLGIFDVSERAARQGRNPQTGATIEIAATRAARFRAGKALKDAVNGATVKAKAKKA, encoded by the coding sequence ATGAACCACGCCGATCTGATTGATAAGATCGCAAAGTCAACCGACCAGACCAAGGCCACGGTTGATGCCATCGTGTCCGCCGCAATTGAGACGATCAGTGCCACGCTGAAGGCTGGCGAGGAAGTCCGCATCAGCGGTCTCGGCATTTTCGATGTGTCCGAGCGCGCCGCCCGTCAGGGGCGTAATCCGCAGACTGGTGCGACGATTGAAATCGCCGCGACCCGTGCAGCCCGCTTCCGTGCCGGCAAGGCGTTGAAGGATGCCGTCAACGGCGCCACCGTCAAGGCAAAGGCCAAGAAGGCCTGA
- a CDS encoding Nramp family divalent metal transporter gives MTQITPTCAPPPGPTVTDRTSLRLAEAIAGKSRDWKTGFLFAGPAVIASIAYVDPGNFATNIQAGSRYGYALLWVVAAANLIAMLFQALSAKLGIATGRNLPELCRDHFSRPLVIALWIISEIAAMATDLAEFLGGAIGLALLFRLPLIIGMVATAMITSALLLFEKRGYRAMELVIGALVAMIGLCYLAEMFIAPVDWTAAAWATITPRLPDATALTIATGIVGATVMPHAVYLHSGLAQNRAAAATNDASRHRLIRFSNREVMLALALAGMVNMAMVIMAASAFHVGHSDVAEIEQAYHTLTPLLGAGAAAIFLISLITSGISSSVVGTMAGQMIMQGFVHTRIPIWLRRLVTMVPAFIVILAGVNATDALVISQVILSIALPAPMIALIYFSGHRGLMGPFVNHRVTQWIASAAAAIVLGLNMVLLMQAFGFTVPGLPAAP, from the coding sequence ATGACTCAGATCACTCCTACCTGTGCGCCACCCCCCGGTCCAACCGTAACGGATCGCACCTCCTTACGACTGGCTGAGGCAATCGCCGGCAAAAGCAGAGACTGGAAAACCGGTTTTCTGTTTGCCGGCCCGGCTGTGATCGCCTCCATCGCCTATGTTGATCCCGGCAATTTCGCGACCAATATTCAGGCCGGCTCCCGCTATGGCTATGCGCTGCTCTGGGTCGTGGCAGCCGCCAATCTGATCGCCATGCTCTTTCAGGCTCTTTCCGCGAAACTCGGCATCGCAACCGGGCGGAATTTGCCGGAACTCTGCCGTGACCATTTTTCCCGCCCATTGGTGATCGCGCTATGGATCATCAGCGAAATCGCCGCGATGGCGACCGATCTGGCCGAGTTTCTGGGAGGGGCAATCGGGTTGGCCCTGCTGTTCAGGCTTCCTCTGATCATCGGGATGGTGGCGACGGCCATGATCACCTCTGCCCTGCTGCTGTTTGAAAAGCGGGGTTACCGGGCCATGGAGCTTGTCATCGGGGCATTGGTGGCGATGATCGGCCTCTGCTATCTGGCTGAAATGTTCATTGCCCCTGTGGATTGGACTGCTGCCGCCTGGGCGACCATCACGCCACGTCTGCCAGATGCAACAGCCCTGACAATCGCCACCGGGATTGTGGGGGCAACCGTGATGCCTCACGCAGTTTATCTCCATTCCGGGCTGGCACAGAACCGGGCTGCTGCTGCCACAAATGATGCATCCCGGCATCGTCTGATTCGTTTTTCCAACCGCGAAGTGATGCTTGCTCTGGCACTTGCCGGGATGGTGAATATGGCCATGGTGATCATGGCCGCCTCGGCCTTCCATGTCGGGCATAGTGATGTGGCTGAAATAGAACAGGCCTATCATACTCTGACACCACTTCTGGGCGCCGGCGCAGCTGCTATATTCCTGATATCCCTGATTACGTCCGGTATTTCGTCATCCGTTGTCGGCACGATGGCAGGTCAGATGATTATGCAGGGTTTTGTGCATACCCGCATTCCGATCTGGCTGCGCAGACTGGTTACAATGGTACCTGCTTTTATCGTGATTCTGGCCGGCGTGAACGCAACCGATGCGCTGGTGATCAGTCAGGTCATTCTCAGCATCGCGCTTCCCGCCCCCATGATTGCCCTGATCTATTTCAGCGGACATCGTGGGCTGATGGGGCCATTCGTCAATCACCGGGTGACGCAATGGATCGCCTCAGCCGCTGCCGCTATCGTACTGGGACTGAATATGGTGCTATTGATGCAGGCCTTCGGGTTTACCGTTCCCGGCCTGCCAGCCGCTCCCTGA
- a CDS encoding amino acid ABC transporter ATP-binding protein: MKEAPSTVFTPDSGEPSASCNRAVVIMEKVNQWYGRMQVLRDVSLCVEEGSCVVLCGPSGSGKSSALRCISRLETHQTGRIVVDGVELTDDPACISHIQRDVAMIFQSVNLFPHMSVLENCTLAPIWSRGMRREEAEASAAEALRQVGLLDRAHQHPAGLNAGELQRVAIARALCMSPRIMLFDEPTVALPPEMKGPVLEVMESVAESDITMICVANELEYARKAADRIIFMDQGNILADDAPSVFFERTSPPELRAFLATV, encoded by the coding sequence ATGAAAGAAGCCCCTTCCACCGTTTTTACGCCTGACTCCGGTGAGCCATCTGCGTCCTGCAACCGTGCGGTGGTCATCATGGAGAAGGTCAATCAATGGTATGGGCGCATGCAGGTGCTGCGTGATGTTTCCCTGTGTGTGGAGGAGGGAAGCTGTGTCGTGCTGTGCGGCCCATCAGGGTCGGGCAAGTCTTCGGCCCTGCGCTGCATCAGTCGTCTGGAAACTCATCAGACCGGCCGCATTGTGGTTGACGGTGTGGAGCTGACCGATGATCCCGCCTGTATCAGTCACATCCAGCGGGACGTGGCCATGATTTTTCAAAGCGTCAATCTGTTCCCCCATATGAGCGTATTGGAAAACTGCACACTGGCCCCCATCTGGTCGCGTGGCATGCGGCGGGAGGAGGCAGAGGCCAGTGCCGCCGAGGCACTGCGCCAGGTAGGGCTGCTGGACAGAGCGCATCAGCATCCCGCTGGTTTGAATGCCGGTGAGTTGCAGCGTGTCGCCATCGCCCGCGCCTTGTGTATGTCACCGCGTATCATGCTGTTCGATGAACCAACCGTGGCTCTGCCGCCGGAGATGAAGGGGCCTGTGCTGGAGGTCATGGAGAGTGTGGCGGAAAGCGATATCACCATGATCTGTGTCGCCAATGAACTTGAATATGCCCGCAAGGCGGCAGACCGCATTATTTTCATGGATCAGGGCAATATTCTGGCGGATGACGCGCCATCAGTGTTTTTTGAACGGACTTCTCCCCCTGAACTGAGGGCGTTTCTCGCAACCGTCTGA